The Pectobacterium sp. A5351 genome contains the following window.
GCTGGTTCTCTTCATCCATACGTTCCAGATAATAAGCACCGAGTTCCGGGCAATCATTCCACCAGCACAACGGCTGCGGAAAAGGTCGAGCGTGCCACTGCCCATAGGGGCCGATCAGGCCATAAATCACCGCACTGTGCATAATCGGGTTACCCGGTGTCAGCGTGATTTCCAGATAATCCGGCAATAGCACCACGGGCGCAGAATAAAGCCGTTGCAGCAGCGCCATCAGCGCCTGCTGGCGCGCAGCCGTTTCACGCCGATGCGTAGCCGCATACAGCGTGGATTTTTCGCCCCCCATTTTGATCGACTGACCTGGCTGCAAATCAAACGCAATGTGCGCGACGTCCTTCATTCCCCAAATCACCGCGTTTGGCCGAGCAGCCAGCTCACGTTCAGCGAGCCAGTCAAAGCCGCAAAAACCGGGGATCGCGCCAACGTAAACCGGCTTGTCGGCGGGCAGATGGGGAACGATCCGCGCCAGCAGATCGGCACGGAAGTTGGCGGGAACGGTGATAATCACGACATCCGCGTCGCGGCAGGCTTGCGCCGGATCGCAGGTGACGCAGTCTGGTGTCGCCGTTAGCGTCTCGCCATCCGGCAGCAGTGCGTGTAGCCGCTTACCGTGCTGCTGATAGGCTTCCGGCAGGCGCGGATGGCTGCCCAGCAGCGTCACCTTAACGTCCGGCAGTTGCTTAAACAGTACCGTGGTGAGATGGCCGGTCTTGCCGGCCCCGCAAATCACCACGTTAAGCGGCTGCCCGCTTAGCGCTTCGGTCATCCTTGACTCCTTAGCTTGCCTGCTCCAGAGCAATCGCGTTGCCCAGCCAGCGATCCAGATCGTGCCATACGCCGCTATCTGTCAGATTACGCGCCGCCAGCCACTCTTCGTTAAACACCGTGTGCAGGTATTTTTCACCGCCGTCGGCGATCGCCAGCACGACGTTGCCGCCGATGCGATCCTGATAGATCAGTTCCAGCGCTTTATAGATCACCCCACCCGTCGAGCCGCCGACCAGCAGGCCGTAATGACGTGCGATATAGCGTGCGGTTTCAAACGCCTGCGCATCCGAAACCTGCTCGCCACAGTCGATGCAGCTGTAATCCAGCACCAGCCCCACGGTATCTCCCGCTGGCGTACCGGTGCCGGATTGATAGTAAGGCTTGCCGGGGTGCCCAAAGACGATAGAACCCACCGGTTCAACGGCAATGGTTGTAATATCCGGGTTATGGACTTTCAGGCCGTGTGAAATGCCGGTCATCGATCCGCCAGTGCCCACGCAGCCGACAAACGCGTCGATCTTGCCAATCTGGCTGAACAGCTCGCGCACCAAGTCGGCATAGCCGCCCGCATTCGCCGCGTTGTCCGACTGGTTCATAAACACCGCGCCGGGTATTTCCTGCGCCAGCTGTGCCGCCATGCGCTGGCGTTCCACCACCGCGACCTCATCTTCGCCGTAGTCGCCGGAGACATAGCGAATTTCCGCGCCGAGCGCGCGCATGATGGCAATTTTGTCCTGCGCCGCATGATGATCGACCACGGCGATAAAGCGCAGGCCGTATTCAATCGACGCTAGCGCCAGCCCGATACCGGTATTACCCGATGACGACTCAACAATGGTGCCACCGGGGCGGATTTTGCCTGACTTCAGCCCGGCGACAATCATGTTTCGCGCCATGCGATCCTTCATGCTGCCACCGGGGTTATTCTTCTCCACTTTTAAAAACAAACGCGTATCCCCATAGGGAACCGGAATTTGTATAACAGGCGTATTACCAATCAAATCAGTTACTTTATTCAGGATCATGGTTCTGCTCCATTCAGTTATCACTGGAAAAAATCAGCTCACCTTTCTTACCTTTGAACGCACACAGGCGCGCAGGCAGCGGATGCCGATGAAACGCGTTTTCCAGCAGGTCCATCTGGTATCCCGCCGTATTCGCGTAAATCAGTAAATCGCCAGGCTGCGGCACGGTTCGAAAATGAATCAATCGGTTCGTAATGACATCATCGTCCAGACAGCTGTGTCCGGCGATCCAGGCTTTGCCCGGTGTCGGAGACGTGTCTTTTTTGACGGAAAAAACATGCAGAGGATCAATCAAAAACTCAGAGTTAAACCAGGTTTCACACGCGCTGAAGCTACTGCCTTCGACAAACACGACGTAGTTGCCATCCGGCTGGCGGCGCGTGCGCGTGACGCGAAACACCGTAATCGCACTTTGGTCAGCCAGACTGCGTCCCGGCTCTATCGCCAGAATCAGGCCGTGCTGCTTGAGCATGTCTGCCACACGGGTATCCCCGATTGAGGCTGACAGAAATGCCTCAAGGTAGTCAGTTGCCGAACGCTCGCCACC
Protein-coding sequences here:
- a CDS encoding NAD/NADP-dependent octopine/nopaline dehydrogenase family protein; translation: MTEALSGQPLNVVICGAGKTGHLTTVLFKQLPDVKVTLLGSHPRLPEAYQQHGKRLHALLPDGETLTATPDCVTCDPAQACRDADVVIITVPANFRADLLARIVPHLPADKPVYVGAIPGFCGFDWLAERELAARPNAVIWGMKDVAHIAFDLQPGQSIKMGGEKSTLYAATHRRETAARQQALMALLQRLYSAPVVLLPDYLEITLTPGNPIMHSAVIYGLIGPYGQWHARPFPQPLCWWNDCPELGAYYLERMDEENQQLCAALETRLGVRLDSVLPLKQEIIDAYGDQIADAHTMLSVLRTNQAYHGIGLPLRQHDGGGYVFDTQHRVFQEDIAYGLSLLVTIAENLAVSVPYIEEVYRWCSDYMGASTQDRPDYFPPQWLK
- a CDS encoding PLP-dependent cysteine synthase family protein, translated to MILNKVTDLIGNTPVIQIPVPYGDTRLFLKVEKNNPGGSMKDRMARNMIVAGLKSGKIRPGGTIVESSSGNTGIGLALASIEYGLRFIAVVDHHAAQDKIAIMRALGAEIRYVSGDYGEDEVAVVERQRMAAQLAQEIPGAVFMNQSDNAANAGGYADLVRELFSQIGKIDAFVGCVGTGGSMTGISHGLKVHNPDITTIAVEPVGSIVFGHPGKPYYQSGTGTPAGDTVGLVLDYSCIDCGEQVSDAQAFETARYIARHYGLLVGGSTGGVIYKALELIYQDRIGGNVVLAIADGGEKYLHTVFNEEWLAARNLTDSGVWHDLDRWLGNAIALEQAS